One Candidatus Bathyarchaeota archaeon DNA window includes the following coding sequences:
- a CDS encoding N(4)-(beta-N-acetylglucosaminyl)-L-asparaginase yields the protein MQHMVKPFIVGTSNARDMLREGVEVLRRGGSAMDAVEASIRAVEENPLDTGVGLGGIPNLLGVPQLDASIMDGRTLRAGAVAAVEGYLHPISIARKVLEVSPHVLLVGRGAELFAEAMGFKRQELLTERSLKVYKAFLEDALGNLDDSFGDARSYWADYVRVFKLRDWYSKLSDAHHGTVNVMAMDERGDICSGVSTSGTALKFPGRVGDSPIIGAGNYCDNRVGAAACTGRGELSIRLSTARSIIFYMENGMSVHEACVRAMREALALKEYGGLSCLAFDKDGNTMSTSISREPIYYYMDVDSREPEQRIGVWVRD from the coding sequence GTGCAACACATGGTTAAGCCGTTCATAGTTGGAACCTCTAATGCCAGGGATATGCTGAGGGAGGGTGTGGAGGTGCTCAGGAGGGGTGGTTCGGCTATGGACGCCGTTGAGGCATCTATAAGAGCCGTTGAGGAGAACCCCCTAGACACGGGTGTAGGTCTAGGTGGGATACCAAACCTCCTTGGCGTCCCCCAGCTCGACGCCTCCATAATGGATGGTAGAACCCTGAGGGCCGGGGCTGTGGCGGCGGTGGAGGGCTACCTCCACCCGATATCCATAGCTCGTAAGGTTCTGGAGGTCTCCCCCCACGTCCTCTTAGTGGGCCGGGGTGCTGAACTCTTCGCCGAGGCCATGGGATTCAAGCGCCAGGAACTCCTAACCGAGAGGAGCCTTAAGGTGTACAAGGCTTTCCTCGAGGATGCTCTGGGAAACCTCGATGATAGCTTTGGAGATGCGAGGAGCTACTGGGCTGACTATGTGAGGGTCTTCAAGCTCAGGGACTGGTACAGCAAGCTTTCGGACGCCCATCATGGCACCGTCAATGTGATGGCCATGGATGAGCGGGGGGATATCTGCTCAGGGGTCTCCACGAGCGGGACAGCCCTCAAGTTTCCTGGGAGGGTTGGAGACTCCCCGATTATAGGGGCTGGGAACTACTGCGACAACAGGGTTGGAGCCGCCGCCTGCACGGGGAGGGGGGAGCTCTCCATAAGGCTCTCAACCGCTAGAAGCATAATATTCTACATGGAGAACGGCATGAGCGTCCATGAAGCCTGCGTAAGGGCCATGAGGGAGGCCCTAGCCCTGAAGGAGTATGGAGGCCTGAGCTGCCTAGCCTTCGATAAGGATGGTAATACCATGTCAACCTCGATAAGCAGGGAGCCCATCTACTACTATATGGATGTGGATTCAAGGGAGCCAGAGCAGAGGATAGGGGTATGGGTGAGAGATTGA
- a CDS encoding MFS transporter: MEGRLQDNLGILVGGFLSLFILNLLNSAYSPVLILIKEELALTYTLSGALMSSYHVGYTIGQIPWGYIADRYGCRRAMTMSLIGTASAMILFGVSSSIWQVMVSRFMAGLLGAGIFVPSVKLVSTWFSSSLRGTVLGVLSIGGSLGMVIASWSSPLISIALGWRRTLILLGIVGVTSSLPAWLGLRDREGQRVGIGGDLKGLFRSRSFWLLAFIQFLRLGSYYTFIAWLPLLLSEEHGLNIIAAGAALSLFNISGMLSNPLGGVISDRVGERLILFSTFMSLAPAAILLNHSGSGSGLYLAVFLIGWLVNFSRSPSFTVIARLYGVGLAGRISGIHNTFASLGALALPFMLGYVRDVTSTYGLGLVIISILMLLGALSALFVKAPGAGSLESA; encoded by the coding sequence ATGGAAGGAAGGCTTCAGGACAACCTTGGCATCCTGGTGGGTGGGTTCCTCTCACTCTTCATATTGAACCTCCTCAACTCGGCCTATTCCCCAGTCTTAATCCTCATCAAGGAGGAGCTGGCCCTCACCTACACCCTCAGCGGAGCCCTGATGTCATCCTACCACGTGGGCTACACAATAGGCCAGATACCCTGGGGATACATAGCCGACAGATATGGCTGCAGGAGGGCTATGACAATGAGCCTGATCGGAACGGCTTCCGCCATGATCCTCTTCGGAGTATCCAGCTCGATCTGGCAGGTCATGGTGTCGAGGTTCATGGCGGGGCTTCTGGGGGCTGGCATCTTCGTACCATCTGTGAAACTGGTCTCAACCTGGTTCTCATCTAGTTTAAGGGGGACGGTGCTCGGAGTGCTGAGCATAGGAGGAAGCCTAGGCATGGTGATCGCATCTTGGAGCTCCCCCCTCATCAGCATCGCTCTAGGATGGAGGAGGACTCTAATACTCTTAGGTATCGTCGGGGTGACCTCATCCCTTCCGGCCTGGCTCGGCCTCAGGGACAGAGAAGGTCAGCGCGTGGGGATCGGGGGGGATCTAAAGGGTCTATTCAGAAGCAGGAGCTTCTGGCTGCTAGCCTTCATCCAGTTCCTCCGACTGGGCTCATATTACACCTTTATCGCGTGGCTCCCCCTGCTGCTGAGCGAGGAGCACGGCCTTAACATCATAGCGGCCGGAGCTGCCCTATCCCTCTTCAATATCTCAGGTATGCTCTCAAACCCCCTTGGAGGTGTTATCTCAGACCGCGTCGGGGAGAGATTGATACTTTTCTCGACCTTTATGAGCCTAGCACCAGCCGCGATACTATTAAACCACTCCGGTTCCGGTTCGGGTCTTTATCTAGCCGTCTTCTTGATAGGCTGGCTTGTCAACTTCAGCCGGAGCCCATCATTCACCGTCATTGCCAGACTATATGGAGTGGGGTTGGCGGGGAGGATATCCGGCATTCACAACACATTCGCATCCCTTGGGGCCCTAGCCCTTCCCTTCATGCTCGGATATGTGAGGGATGTGACCTCAACATATGGTCTTGGCCTCGTAATCATCTCGATCCTCATGCTCCTTGGAGCCCTCTCCGCTTTATTTGTAAAGGCTCCGGGAGCTGGGTCCTTGGAGAGTGCCTAA
- a CDS encoding methyltransferase domain-containing protein, which translates to MEVVKRFISFYESDFGRGIILRESEYILNEMKEFNLIVDVGCGIGEFEKYLSKLIIIGLDISEEMIREALNRSKGMFIIGDVNYLMFRESTIEAMFSVATLEFLENYCRAIKEIHRALKRNGKMLAMILNPKSDYFNEEIKDPKDYFRKIKICGLEEIRKPISEFFTIIKEEYFLGIRNEQIFETSEERYASMYVIVGKRE; encoded by the coding sequence ATGGAAGTTGTAAAGAGATTTATTAGTTTTTATGAAAGTGATTTTGGAAGAGGGATAATATTAAGGGAATCTGAATATATCTTAAACGAAATGAAGGAATTTAATTTGATTGTTGATGTTGGATGTGGAATTGGGGAATTTGAAAAATACCTTTCAAAACTTATCATAATAGGTTTAGACATTTCAGAGGAAATGATAAGAGAGGCTTTAAATAGGAGTAAAGGTATGTTTATTATTGGAGATGTGAATTATCTTATGTTTAGAGAATCAACAATTGAAGCTATGTTTTCTGTGGCAACCCTAGAATTCCTAGAAAACTATTGCAGGGCTATAAAAGAAATTCATAGAGCATTAAAGAGGAATGGAAAAATGTTGGCAATGATTTTAAATCCTAAATCAGATTATTTCAATGAGGAGATAAAAGATCCTAAAGACTATTTCAGAAAAATAAAAATTTGTGGTTTAGAAGAGATTAGAAAGCCTATATCTGAATTTTTCACAATAATTAAGGAAGAATATTTCCTAGGAATAAGGAATGAACAAATATTTGAAACTAGTGAAGAAAGATACGCTAGTATGTATGTCATAGTCGGGAAAAGGGAGTGA
- a CDS encoding isoleucine--tRNA ligase translates to MFEVLESDLDLPKLEQEVLSFWREIRAFEKRWEKNRGGPTWSFIDGPITANNPMGVHHAWGRTYKDLWQRYKAMRGYDQRYQNGFDCQGLWVEVELERELGFNSKRDIEAYGIAEFVKRCKQRVLRYAALQTEQSIRLGMWMDWDDPDELRKLADALEEPLAEVSYKSPRGLFVGTAESLVGRLGSKEMGGSYFTLSDENNYMIWELLKRCHERGWIYRGEDSMPWCPRCGTGLSQHEIVTEGYKEVTHKSLYVKFPLKDRDGSLLIWTTTPWTLTSNVAVAAHPDLTYVEVRHGGETLYLSKGTLGKVFPQGDYEILQELRGVEMEGWRYQGPYDELEAPKRLGAPEAHRVILWEGVSETEGTGLVHIAPGAGKEDLELGRRYGLPAVAPLDESGIFIEGFGPLTGTHVYNSAEVITRDLSEKGLLYREEPYTHRYPVCWRCGSELVFRLVEEWFISMGERLNKPLEELTEEEKERNLRYQIMESAMQVRWIPEFGLKRELDWLQNMEDWMISKKRYWGLALPIWVCQECGWFDVIGSKEELRRRAVEGWEAFEGHSPHRPYIDAVKIRCERCGAKASRIPDVGNPWLDAGIVAFSTLEYRKDRSYWMKWFPADFITESFPGQYRNWFYAMLAMSTILERRSPFKVCLGHGLVLAEDGREMHKSWGNAIWFDEAAERMGADVMRWIYCTTRPESDVLFGYNRAAEVKRDFFMPLINIYNFFAIYARLDGWTPAQTSGILSILDRWVLSKLHSTIEEVTKALDNYDAYTATTLLWSFVDLLSRWYVRRSRRRFWKSEADDDKKAGYSTLYKCIKTLTLLLAPITPFIAETIYQRLVRGAESGAPESVHLNPWPEADPKLIDRELMSDMETAIRACSLGRAARGKSGIKLRQPLQEAVVITTPNKAEGLKRMAELIRDELNVKSLRISEDREQLLRYHAKPIPRILGRKHGGLYPKVSKAIELLGNEEAKRLAKGERIDVDVDGRRVEILPEEVEVTAEPIPGYSVAEEDEMLVGVRVELSRELQYEGLARDIVRRIQALRKEASFNIDDQIEVYYTGDPRVEEAFEVEGDYIAQETLSIALIRGEPPEDSHKKDYDIDGLKMKLGVKRIKKGSGNN, encoded by the coding sequence TTGTTTGAGGTTCTCGAAAGCGACCTAGATCTGCCGAAGCTTGAGCAAGAGGTCCTCAGCTTCTGGAGGGAGATAAGGGCCTTTGAGAAGAGATGGGAGAAGAACCGGGGTGGACCTACATGGAGCTTCATAGACGGTCCAATAACAGCCAACAACCCTATGGGGGTCCATCACGCCTGGGGTCGAACCTACAAGGACCTGTGGCAGCGGTACAAGGCGATGAGGGGTTATGACCAACGCTACCAGAATGGATTCGACTGCCAGGGACTATGGGTTGAGGTTGAACTGGAGAGGGAGCTCGGGTTCAACTCTAAGCGGGATATAGAGGCCTACGGCATCGCGGAGTTCGTGAAGCGTTGTAAGCAGAGGGTCCTAAGGTACGCCGCCCTCCAGACCGAGCAGTCGATAAGGCTCGGGATGTGGATGGACTGGGATGACCCTGATGAGCTGAGGAAGCTCGCGGACGCCCTCGAAGAGCCCTTGGCTGAGGTCTCCTACAAGAGCCCAAGAGGCCTCTTCGTCGGCACCGCGGAGAGCCTGGTTGGGAGGCTGGGATCCAAAGAGATGGGGGGAAGCTACTTCACGCTGTCGGACGAGAACAACTACATGATCTGGGAACTCTTGAAGAGGTGCCATGAGAGGGGTTGGATATACCGGGGGGAGGACTCGATGCCTTGGTGCCCTAGATGCGGGACGGGACTAAGCCAGCACGAGATAGTGACAGAGGGTTACAAGGAGGTCACCCACAAAAGCCTCTATGTAAAGTTCCCTCTCAAGGACAGGGATGGCAGCCTACTCATCTGGACCACCACCCCCTGGACCCTTACCTCCAACGTAGCCGTGGCAGCCCATCCTGACCTAACATACGTCGAGGTGAGGCATGGAGGGGAGACCCTCTACCTCTCTAAGGGGACGCTTGGGAAGGTCTTCCCCCAAGGCGACTATGAGATCCTCCAGGAGCTTAGAGGCGTGGAGATGGAGGGGTGGAGGTATCAGGGGCCTTACGACGAGCTTGAAGCCCCAAAGAGGCTGGGGGCGCCTGAGGCCCATAGGGTAATATTATGGGAGGGGGTGAGCGAGACCGAGGGGACGGGCCTAGTCCACATAGCCCCGGGGGCTGGGAAGGAGGACCTAGAGCTCGGGAGGAGGTATGGCCTCCCAGCCGTGGCCCCACTAGATGAGTCCGGCATCTTCATCGAGGGCTTCGGTCCTCTAACCGGAACCCATGTCTACAACTCCGCAGAGGTCATCACCAGAGATCTATCGGAGAAGGGACTCCTCTACAGGGAGGAGCCCTACACCCACAGGTACCCAGTATGCTGGCGCTGCGGGAGTGAGCTCGTCTTTAGGCTGGTCGAGGAGTGGTTCATCTCGATGGGGGAGAGGCTCAACAAGCCCCTTGAGGAGCTGACTGAGGAGGAGAAGGAGAGGAACCTACGCTATCAGATTATGGAGTCGGCGATGCAGGTTAGATGGATCCCAGAGTTCGGGCTGAAGAGGGAGCTGGACTGGCTGCAGAATATGGAGGACTGGATGATCTCTAAGAAGAGGTACTGGGGGCTGGCTCTACCCATCTGGGTCTGCCAGGAGTGCGGATGGTTCGACGTTATTGGAAGCAAGGAGGAGCTAAGAAGAAGGGCTGTTGAGGGATGGGAAGCCTTCGAGGGCCACAGCCCCCATAGACCCTACATAGACGCCGTGAAGATCAGGTGCGAGAGGTGCGGTGCCAAGGCCTCTAGGATACCCGATGTTGGAAACCCCTGGCTGGACGCCGGGATCGTGGCCTTCTCAACCTTGGAATACAGAAAGGACAGGAGTTACTGGATGAAGTGGTTCCCGGCAGACTTTATCACCGAATCCTTCCCAGGCCAGTACAGGAACTGGTTCTACGCCATGCTCGCGATGAGCACAATCCTGGAGAGGAGGAGCCCATTCAAGGTCTGCCTCGGCCATGGCCTCGTCCTGGCTGAGGATGGGAGGGAGATGCACAAGAGCTGGGGGAACGCCATATGGTTTGACGAGGCAGCCGAGAGGATGGGGGCCGACGTGATGAGGTGGATCTACTGCACAACGAGGCCTGAAAGCGACGTCCTCTTCGGCTACAATAGGGCCGCTGAGGTTAAGAGGGACTTCTTCATGCCCCTCATAAACATATACAACTTCTTCGCCATCTACGCAAGGCTGGACGGCTGGACGCCAGCCCAAACGAGTGGTATCCTCTCAATACTGGACCGATGGGTATTATCCAAGCTCCACTCCACCATCGAGGAAGTGACGAAGGCCTTAGACAACTATGACGCCTATACAGCCACCACTCTCTTATGGAGCTTCGTAGATCTCCTATCAAGGTGGTATGTTAGGAGGAGCCGAAGGAGGTTCTGGAAGAGCGAGGCGGATGATGATAAGAAGGCCGGCTACTCCACCCTTTACAAATGCATAAAGACCTTAACTCTTCTACTGGCCCCCATCACGCCGTTTATCGCAGAGACCATCTACCAGAGGCTCGTCAGGGGCGCTGAGTCAGGAGCACCGGAGAGTGTACACCTCAACCCATGGCCTGAGGCAGATCCGAAACTGATAGACAGGGAGCTCATGTCAGATATGGAGACGGCTATAAGGGCCTGCAGCCTAGGGAGAGCTGCGAGGGGTAAGAGCGGCATAAAACTCAGGCAACCCCTCCAGGAGGCTGTGGTGATCACAACCCCCAACAAGGCTGAAGGATTGAAGAGGATGGCAGAACTGATTAGGGATGAACTCAATGTGAAGAGCTTAAGGATATCAGAGGATAGAGAGCAGCTCCTGAGGTATCACGCTAAACCTATACCCCGAATCTTGGGTAGGAAGCACGGCGGCCTATATCCAAAGGTCTCCAAGGCGATTGAGCTCCTTGGAAACGAGGAGGCTAAAAGGCTGGCGAAGGGCGAGAGGATAGATGTCGATGTGGATGGTCGCAGGGTGGAGATCCTGCCTGAGGAGGTAGAGGTCACAGCCGAACCAATCCCAGGATACTCGGTTGCAGAGGAGGATGAGATGTTGGTGGGCGTGAGAGTTGAGCTGAGCAGAGAACTCCAGTATGAGGGGCTTGCCAGAGATATTGTGAGGAGGATACAGGCCCTGAGGAAGGAGGCCAGCTTCAACATAGATGACCAGATAGAGGTATACTACACGGGAGACCCGAGGGTGGAGGAGGCCTTCGAGGTAGAGGGCGACTATATAGCCCAAGAGACCCTATCAATAGCCCTTATTAGAGGTGAACCCCCAGAAGATTCCCACAAAAAGGATTATGATATAGATGGGCTCAAGATGAAATTAGGCGTTAAAAGGATCAAGAAAGGATCTGGTAACAATTAA
- a CDS encoding radical SAM protein — MWRLIRPDAALALEERGVKEALPRYVGIVEGRRLAKFMIARSMPAEFEPDASTTELWKAHEKILKDYLEWERLVDEGEAPGEVEEGPSFLDLKIEIAKRIMMNCHFCVRRCGVDRLSGGRGYCRCGAEFRVSTCFPHMGEEPELVPSGTVFTCGCTIRCLHCQNWEISQWAEEGEPADPSTMARIVEGLRRQGCRNLNMVGGEPTPNTWLWLRTLREVKVNLPTVWNSNSYYSEETSNLLSGLIDVYLLDFKYGNNACAEAISDAPGYWEATTRNHLSAKRYGELIIRVLVLPGHNECCTRPILNWISKNLGPMTRVNLMFQYRPEYRAYERTELRRRLTQLEMAEARRIAEDAGLRNLVE; from the coding sequence ATGTGGAGGCTTATACGGCCAGACGCCGCCTTAGCCCTAGAGGAGCGAGGTGTCAAAGAGGCCCTACCGAGATATGTTGGTATAGTTGAGGGTAGGAGGTTGGCTAAGTTCATGATAGCTAGGTCGATGCCGGCCGAGTTTGAGCCCGACGCCTCGACGACGGAGCTCTGGAAGGCACATGAAAAGATATTGAAGGATTATCTGGAGTGGGAGAGGTTGGTGGATGAGGGGGAGGCCCCCGGGGAGGTGGAAGAGGGTCCTTCATTCCTAGACCTAAAGATAGAGATCGCTAAGAGGATCATGATGAACTGCCACTTCTGTGTTAGGAGGTGTGGCGTCGATCGCCTATCAGGGGGCCGAGGATACTGCAGATGCGGCGCCGAGTTCAGGGTCTCAACATGTTTCCCCCATATGGGGGAGGAGCCTGAGCTCGTCCCATCTGGAACTGTCTTCACCTGCGGGTGCACCATAAGATGCCTCCATTGTCAGAATTGGGAGATAAGCCAGTGGGCTGAGGAGGGGGAACCAGCGGATCCATCTACGATGGCTAGAATCGTGGAGGGTTTGAGGAGGCAGGGATGCAGAAACCTGAACATGGTTGGAGGGGAGCCCACACCCAACACCTGGCTCTGGCTCAGGACTTTGAGGGAGGTTAAGGTGAACCTCCCCACAGTCTGGAACAGCAATAGCTACTATAGCGAGGAGACCTCGAATCTTCTCTCAGGCCTGATAGATGTATACCTGCTAGACTTCAAATACGGGAACAATGCGTGCGCTGAGGCCATATCCGACGCACCAGGATACTGGGAGGCTACAACCAGAAACCACCTCAGTGCTAAGAGGTACGGGGAGCTGATAATACGAGTCCTTGTTCTTCCAGGCCATAATGAGTGCTGCACCAGGCCGATCCTGAACTGGATCTCGAAAAACCTAGGGCCCATGACGAGAGTCAACCTGATGTTCCAGTACCGCCCCGAGTATAGGGCTTACGAGAGGACCGAGCTGAGGAGGAGGCTGACCCAACTAGAGATGGCTGAGGCTAGGAGAATCGCGGAGGATGCTGGACTGAGGAACCTAGTAGAATGA
- a CDS encoding radical SAM protein translates to MKASEICKVCGSKGLVAEALGICLDCIRGRPGEAINFMEKGHEEARARYGLPPKPPRTAGGISCQLCSNSCVMGVGEKGFCGLRWNENGSLRSLSDGRRGLLYAYLDPHITNCCSAWFCPGGTGAGYPRYSYSKGPEWGYSNLAVFLYGCNFDCLFCQNPSHKLLKEGETFSVEEFAGWVERNPKISCICFFGGSPEPQLPFAISASEAAVEARGEKPLRICFEWNGCGDPKLVRRAAELSLETGGNVKFDLKCFTQELSLALSGVSNERAYRNFEMVARELHPERRDLPLLTATTLLVPGYVDSKEVEAISEFIEALDPTIPYGLLIFHPAHRMIDLPVTPLRQVIECYRASRRHLERVHVGNLGLLGIRDMNQFSIIESKSP, encoded by the coding sequence TTGAAAGCTTCTGAGATTTGCAAGGTCTGTGGAAGTAAGGGATTGGTTGCGGAAGCTCTAGGCATCTGCCTCGACTGCATAAGGGGTAGGCCTGGAGAGGCCATAAATTTCATGGAGAAGGGGCATGAGGAGGCCAGAGCCAGGTACGGCCTACCCCCAAAGCCCCCAAGAACCGCTGGAGGGATCTCCTGCCAACTCTGCTCAAACTCTTGCGTCATGGGGGTGGGCGAGAAGGGTTTCTGCGGCCTAAGATGGAATGAGAATGGGAGCTTGAGGTCACTTTCCGACGGGAGGAGGGGCCTACTATACGCCTATCTAGATCCCCATATAACAAACTGTTGCTCTGCCTGGTTCTGTCCAGGGGGCACTGGGGCTGGTTATCCAAGGTATAGCTATTCGAAAGGTCCCGAGTGGGGATACAGCAACCTCGCCGTCTTCCTTTATGGATGCAACTTCGACTGCCTATTCTGCCAGAACCCATCTCATAAGCTTCTGAAGGAGGGAGAAACCTTCTCTGTCGAGGAGTTCGCGGGATGGGTGGAGAGGAATCCGAAGATATCGTGTATATGCTTCTTCGGCGGGTCGCCTGAGCCCCAGCTCCCCTTCGCAATAAGTGCTTCAGAGGCTGCGGTTGAGGCTAGGGGTGAGAAACCCCTCAGGATCTGCTTCGAATGGAATGGGTGTGGAGATCCCAAGCTGGTGAGGCGGGCGGCTGAACTCTCCCTTGAGACGGGGGGCAACGTCAAGTTCGATTTAAAATGCTTCACCCAGGAGCTTAGCCTAGCCCTGAGCGGTGTATCCAACGAGAGGGCCTACAGAAACTTCGAGATGGTCGCAAGGGAGCTGCATCCCGAGAGGAGGGATCTACCCCTTCTCACAGCAACCACCCTCCTTGTCCCCGGATATGTAGACTCGAAAGAGGTGGAGGCCATCTCAGAGTTCATAGAAGCTCTTGACCCCACTATACCATATGGTCTATTGATATTCCATCCCGCCCACCGGATGATCGACCTCCCCGTCACCCCCTTGAGGCAGGTGATAGAGTGTTACAGGGCATCTAGAAGGCATCTTGAGAGGGTTCATGTTGGAAACCTAGGCCTTTTAGGGATAAGGGACATGAACCAATTCTCCATCATAGAATCAAAGAGCCCTTAA
- a CDS encoding TIGR00295 family protein gives MKRVGCSQPIIEHCISVSRIALELAWEIRGRGMEIDMKLVEAGALLHDIGRCRTHSVEHGAIGGQMARGMGLPEPLVRIIERHVGGGITPEEAEKLGLERGNYIPETVEEKIVAYADKLIEGERRIPIEETIEKFAEELGREHPAIERLRALHEEMSRLINLGMTEK, from the coding sequence ATGAAGAGGGTTGGATGCAGTCAACCCATCATAGAGCATTGCATAAGCGTATCGAGGATAGCCTTGGAGCTAGCTTGGGAGATAAGGGGGAGAGGGATGGAGATAGACATGAAACTCGTAGAGGCCGGCGCCCTCCTCCACGACATAGGAAGGTGTAGAACCCACTCAGTTGAGCATGGAGCTATAGGTGGACAGATGGCAAGGGGAATGGGCCTCCCAGAACCCTTGGTGAGGATAATAGAGAGGCATGTAGGAGGGGGAATCACACCAGAGGAGGCGGAGAAGTTGGGCCTGGAGAGGGGAAACTATATTCCCGAGACGGTTGAAGAGAAGATAGTGGCCTACGCCGACAAGCTCATAGAAGGAGAAAGGAGGATCCCCATAGAGGAGACCATAGAAAAATTCGCCGAAGAGCTTGGAAGAGAGCATCCAGCAATAGAGAGGCTCAGAGCCCTACATGAGGAGATGTCAAGGCTCATCAACCTGGGTATGACAGAAAAATAA